In the Natrinema sp. CBA1119 genome, GACTGGACGGTGCCGCCGGTCGTCGCCCGCCACGACCTGCCCGCAGACTGGCGGTTTCTCGTCGTCGTTCCCGACGCGGATCCCGGCCGCAGCGGCGACGACGAGGACGCGAGCATGCGCGCGGTCGTCGAGCGAGCCGATCCCGCTATCGCCGACGAGATCGCCGGCGTCGTCACCCGGAAACTACTGCCGGCCGCGGCCGCGGGTCGACTCGAGCCGTTCGGCGAGGCCGTCGCCGAAATCGGCCGGAAAAACGGTGCCTGGTACGCCGACGCGCAAGGCGGCGTCTTCCGGCCGCCCGCGGGCGAACTCGTCGAAGCGCTCGAGGAGTGTCAGGTCCTTTCCGGCGTCGGCCAGTCGTCGTGGGGACCGGTCGTCTACGGCGTGACCGATACCGGACACGCCGACGAGGCCGAAGCCGCGGCCGAGGACGCGCTCGCCGATCGCGGGCTCGAGGGCCGGATCATTCTCGCGGAGCCGGCGGAGGCCGGGGCTCGAGTTCGAGCGGACGGCGACGACCGGTAGCAGGATGGCCCACAATACGTAAGCCCCTCGGTCAGAACGGACAGGTATGGAGCGGATGCCGCTCGGAATCTCACGGCTCGACCGAACGATCGGCGGCGGTGCACCGACCGGGAGCGTCGTCCTCCTGGCCGGCGAATCCG is a window encoding:
- a CDS encoding beta-ribofuranosylaminobenzene 5'-phosphate synthase family protein, encoding MATATVSAGARLHVGFQNLSLARERLYGGIGVGLAEPRVTVTAEPAPTVRADDSLVRTYASRAVDVLDVPGVAIDAEESLPRHVGLGSGTQLALAVLAATARAHGLEPRVRTHAPAMGRGGRSGVGVATFERGGFAVDAGHPTNRFTTEPPAEGDWTVPPVVARHDLPADWRFLVVVPDADPGRSGDDEDASMRAVVERADPAIADEIAGVVTRKLLPAAAAGRLEPFGEAVAEIGRKNGAWYADAQGGVFRPPAGELVEALEECQVLSGVGQSSWGPVVYGVTDTGHADEAEAAAEDALADRGLEGRIILAEPAEAGARVRADGDDR